A window of Amycolatopsis australiensis contains these coding sequences:
- the gltX gene encoding glutamate--tRNA ligase, translating to MSETSVVRARFCPSPTGTPHVGLIRTALFNWAFARHNQGQLVFRIEDTDAARDSQESYEQLLDGLRWLGIDWDEGPEVGGPYGPYRQSERREIYADVAAKLLEAGELYEAYSTNEEVEARRKAAGLDPKLGYDNFDRDLTDAQRAAYRAEGRAPVLRLRMPDTDLGWTDLVRGDISFPAGTIPDPVLVRANGEPLYTLTNPVDDALMKITHVLRGEDLLPSTPRQLALYAALERIGVAESTPRFGHLPYVMGEGNKKLSKRDPSSNLFNYRDRGFIREGLLNYLALLGWGIADDRDVFSVEEMVAAFDVTKVSANPARFDLKKAEAINGTHVRALPAAEFVKRVTPYLVTAGVLPESPSEEQLARLSAIAPLVQERVTVLSDAAPMVRFLFTDEDAFAPEEDAAAKNLGEAAQPVLTAAVEALEKLPSWETAAIEQALKDALVDGLGLKPRKAFAPVRVAVTGRTVSPPLYESMELLGRDVSLGRLRRALAG from the coding sequence ATGAGTGAGACATCGGTGGTTCGCGCGCGCTTCTGTCCTTCGCCGACCGGCACCCCGCACGTCGGGCTGATCCGCACGGCGCTGTTCAACTGGGCCTTCGCCCGGCACAACCAGGGGCAGCTGGTCTTCCGGATCGAAGACACCGACGCCGCCCGCGACTCGCAGGAGTCCTACGAGCAGCTGCTCGACGGCCTGCGCTGGCTGGGCATCGACTGGGACGAGGGCCCCGAGGTCGGCGGCCCGTACGGGCCGTACCGGCAGAGCGAGCGGCGCGAGATCTACGCCGACGTCGCCGCGAAGCTGCTCGAGGCGGGCGAGCTGTACGAGGCGTACTCGACCAACGAGGAGGTCGAGGCGCGGCGCAAGGCGGCCGGCCTGGACCCGAAGCTCGGCTACGACAACTTCGACCGCGACCTCACCGACGCCCAGCGCGCCGCCTACCGGGCGGAAGGCCGCGCGCCGGTGCTGCGGCTGCGCATGCCCGACACCGACCTCGGCTGGACCGACCTGGTGCGCGGCGACATCAGCTTCCCGGCGGGCACGATCCCGGACCCGGTGCTGGTGCGGGCCAACGGCGAACCGCTGTACACGCTGACCAACCCGGTCGACGACGCGTTGATGAAGATCACGCACGTCCTGCGCGGCGAGGACCTGCTGCCGTCGACGCCCCGCCAGCTCGCGCTCTACGCCGCGCTGGAGCGGATCGGCGTGGCGGAGTCCACCCCGCGCTTCGGCCACCTGCCGTACGTGATGGGCGAGGGCAACAAGAAACTGTCCAAACGCGACCCTTCGTCGAACCTGTTCAACTACCGCGACCGCGGCTTCATCCGTGAGGGCCTGCTGAACTACCTCGCGCTGCTCGGCTGGGGGATCGCCGACGACCGCGACGTGTTCAGCGTCGAGGAGATGGTCGCCGCCTTCGACGTCACCAAGGTCAGCGCCAACCCGGCGCGCTTCGACCTCAAGAAGGCGGAAGCGATCAACGGCACCCACGTGCGGGCGTTGCCGGCGGCGGAGTTCGTGAAACGCGTCACGCCGTACCTCGTCACGGCGGGTGTCCTTCCGGAATCACCGAGCGAGGAGCAGCTGGCGCGGCTGAGCGCGATCGCGCCGCTGGTGCAGGAGCGCGTCACGGTGCTTTCGGACGCGGCCCCGATGGTGCGTTTCCTGTTCACCGACGAGGACGCTTTCGCGCCGGAAGAGGACGCCGCGGCCAAGAACCTCGGCGAGGCGGCGCAGCCGGTGCTCACCGCGGCGGTCGAGGCGCTCGAAAAGCTGCCGTCCTGGGAGACCGCGGCCATCGAGCAGGCGCTCAAAGACGCCCTTGTGGACGGTCTGGGTCTCAAGCCCCGCAAGGCTTTCGCGCCGGTTCGCGTCGCCGTCACCGGCCGGACCGTGTCGCCGCCGCTGTACGAGTCGATGGAACTGCTCGGCCGCGATGTCTCGTTGGGACGGCTGCGCCGCGCACTGGCCGGGTAA
- the cimA gene encoding citramalate synthase has protein sequence MTRQEPADTPLGDAFHLYDTTLRDGAQREGISYSVQDKLAVARLLDELGVGFIEGGWPGALPKDTEFFARAAKGELQLKHAALVAFGATRKAGTTAEADPQVQALLDSEAPVVTLVAKSDLRHIERALRVDVDEACAMVKDTVEFLTKEGRRVFLDAEHFFDGYAYSPETSLRILDAAAHAGADVLVLCDTNGGQLPLGLAETVRTIKEKTGFRLGIHCQDDTSCAVANSVAAVQAGVTHVQCTANGYGERAGNADLFAVTGNLVTKLGLDVLPTGGAAELTRVSHALAEIANIAPYTHQAYVGASAFAHKAGLHASAIKVDPLLYNHIDPSSVGNDMRVLVTEMAGRASLELKGRELGVDLAGRPEALTSAITKVKRLESEGWSFEAADASLELLLRQEADVPAEAPFELESYRVVLDHRADAEVVAEATVKVHVGGQRVIATAEGIGPVHALDAALRKALSPHLSWLDSVELADYKVRILQGHPGTDAVTRVLVQSTDGEREWTTVGVHGNIVEASWLALCDALVHKSTTVAPGLRSGPGAPPPGTPGSPAADVD, from the coding sequence GTGACCCGCCAGGAGCCCGCCGATACTCCGCTCGGCGATGCCTTCCACCTCTACGACACCACCCTGCGCGACGGTGCGCAGCGGGAGGGCATCTCCTACTCCGTCCAGGACAAGCTCGCCGTCGCGCGGCTGCTGGACGAGCTCGGCGTCGGGTTCATCGAAGGCGGCTGGCCCGGGGCTCTTCCCAAGGACACCGAGTTCTTCGCCCGCGCCGCGAAGGGCGAGCTGCAGCTGAAGCACGCCGCGCTCGTCGCCTTCGGGGCCACCCGCAAGGCCGGCACCACCGCCGAGGCCGATCCGCAGGTGCAGGCCCTGCTCGACAGCGAAGCTCCCGTTGTCACCCTCGTCGCGAAATCCGACCTGCGGCACATCGAACGCGCCCTCCGCGTCGACGTCGACGAAGCCTGCGCGATGGTCAAGGACACCGTCGAATTCCTGACCAAGGAAGGCCGTCGCGTCTTCCTCGACGCCGAGCACTTCTTCGACGGCTACGCGTATTCGCCCGAGACCTCCCTGAGGATCCTCGACGCCGCCGCGCACGCGGGTGCCGACGTCCTCGTGCTCTGCGACACCAACGGTGGCCAGCTTCCGCTCGGCCTCGCCGAAACCGTCCGCACCATCAAGGAAAAGACCGGGTTCCGGCTCGGAATCCACTGTCAGGACGACACTTCCTGCGCCGTGGCGAACTCCGTCGCCGCGGTGCAGGCCGGCGTGACGCACGTCCAGTGCACCGCCAACGGTTACGGGGAACGGGCCGGCAACGCCGACCTGTTCGCCGTGACCGGGAACCTCGTGACCAAGCTCGGCCTCGACGTCCTCCCGACCGGAGGCGCCGCCGAGCTCACCCGGGTCTCCCATGCCCTTGCCGAAATCGCGAACATCGCCCCCTACACCCACCAGGCCTACGTAGGGGCGTCGGCCTTCGCCCACAAGGCGGGACTGCACGCGAGCGCGATCAAGGTGGATCCGTTGCTGTACAACCACATCGATCCGTCTTCCGTCGGCAACGACATGCGGGTACTGGTCACCGAGATGGCCGGCAGGGCCAGCCTCGAGCTCAAGGGACGTGAGCTCGGGGTCGACCTTGCCGGCCGGCCCGAAGCCCTCACCAGCGCCATCACCAAGGTCAAGCGCCTCGAATCCGAAGGCTGGTCCTTCGAGGCCGCCGACGCCTCCCTCGAGCTGCTGCTGCGCCAGGAAGCCGACGTGCCGGCCGAGGCGCCGTTCGAGCTCGAGTCCTACCGCGTGGTCCTCGACCACCGCGCCGACGCCGAGGTCGTCGCCGAGGCGACGGTCAAGGTGCACGTCGGCGGCCAGCGGGTCATCGCCACCGCCGAGGGCATCGGCCCGGTGCACGCCCTCGACGCCGCCCTGCGGAAGGCGCTCTCGCCGCACCTGTCCTGGTTGGACAGTGTGGAGCTCGCCGACTACAAGGTGCGCATCCTCCAGGGCCACCCGGGCACCGACGCGGTGACGCGCGTGCTGGTCCAGAGCACCGACGGCGAACGCGAGTGGACCACCGTCGGCGTGCACGGGAACATCGTCGAGGCCAGCTGGCTGGCGCTGTGCGATGCGCTCGTCCACAAGAGCACCACCGTGGCGCCGGGCCTCCGGTCCGGACCGGGGGCCCCGCCACCCGGAACCCCCGGCAGCCCAGCGGCGGACGTAGACTGA
- a CDS encoding SRPBCC family protein: MSWPVAELDDVRRLAVLAAALPGAFFAETVVDAPFDDVWAVAADLEGEWPRLLRNVRSVRVSRRAGEHVVADLTGRFGLRDTFDVVLRPGWCVMQGSRVTGGMAAVPGGGGTRFAFLGALRGPGTRTAAPVLRRVGRPLGRGLLERLRERVESR, from the coding sequence ATGAGCTGGCCGGTCGCCGAGCTGGACGACGTCCGCCGCCTGGCGGTGCTGGCGGCGGCGCTGCCGGGCGCGTTCTTCGCCGAGACGGTGGTGGACGCGCCGTTCGACGACGTCTGGGCGGTGGCCGCGGACCTGGAGGGGGAGTGGCCGCGGCTGCTGCGGAACGTGCGGTCGGTGCGGGTCTCCCGGCGCGCGGGGGAGCACGTCGTCGCCGACCTCACGGGCCGCTTCGGGCTGCGGGACACCTTCGACGTCGTGCTGCGCCCTGGCTGGTGCGTCATGCAGGGCAGCAGGGTGACCGGCGGGATGGCGGCGGTTCCCGGCGGCGGCGGGACGCGGTTCGCGTTCCTCGGCGCGCTGCGCGGGCCGGGCACCCGGACGGCCGCCCCGGTGCTGCGTCGCGTGGGGCGGCCGTTGGGTCGGGGACTGCTGGAGCGCTTGCGCGAGCGGGTCGAGTCCCGGTGA
- a CDS encoding RNA polymerase sigma factor, whose protein sequence is MDRTELVRAAQRGDALAMQELLGLLTPYIGRLCGPIALDDGADATQEALIAIFRNLGALTEPAAVFGWARAIAVREAVRVARRARRAVPAEAADVPAAVDVELGVDIRDVLDRLAPEHRAILVLRDVEGLDEQAVAELLAVPAGTVKSRLFRARRSFRKEWAR, encoded by the coding sequence ATGGACCGGACGGAGCTCGTGCGCGCCGCCCAGCGCGGCGACGCGCTCGCGATGCAGGAGCTGCTCGGGCTGCTCACGCCGTACATCGGCAGGCTGTGCGGCCCGATCGCGCTCGACGACGGTGCCGACGCCACCCAGGAGGCTCTGATCGCGATCTTCCGCAACCTGGGCGCGCTGACCGAGCCGGCCGCGGTGTTCGGCTGGGCACGGGCGATCGCGGTCCGCGAGGCGGTGCGCGTCGCCCGGCGGGCGCGGCGGGCGGTGCCGGCCGAAGCGGCCGACGTCCCGGCCGCCGTCGACGTCGAGCTGGGCGTCGACATCCGCGACGTGCTCGACCGGCTGGCCCCGGAACACCGGGCGATCCTCGTCCTGCGCGACGTCGAAGGCCTGGACGAGCAGGCCGTGGCCGAGCTGCTCGCGGTGCCGGCGGGCACCGTGAAGTCGCGCCTGTTCCGGGCGCGGCGGAGTTTCCGGAAGGAGTGGGCCCGATGA
- a CDS encoding 3-isopropylmalate dehydrogenase encodes MRLAVIPGDGIGPEVVSEALKVLGEVVPTAEITNYDLGAARWHATGELLPESVLGELRQHDAILLGAVGDPTVPSGILERGLLLRLRFEMDHHVNLRPARLYPGVRGPLADAGDVDMVVVREGTEGPYAGTGGLLRKDTEHEIATEVSVNTAFGIRRVVADAFNRAEARPRKHLTLVHKTNVLEYAGSLWSRIVEEVSLEHPEVTVAYSHVDAATIHLVTDPSRFDVIVTDNLFGDIITDLAAAVTGGIGLAASGNLDITRRNPSMFEPVHGSAPDIAGQGLADPTAAVLSVALLLDHLGQKEAARRIEASVAFDLATRDQSSPGATQAIGDRLAALVSSNVRTAG; translated from the coding sequence ATGCGGCTCGCGGTGATCCCAGGAGACGGGATCGGGCCCGAGGTGGTCTCCGAGGCGCTGAAGGTGCTCGGCGAGGTAGTACCGACGGCGGAGATCACGAACTACGACCTCGGCGCCGCGCGGTGGCACGCGACCGGTGAGCTGCTCCCGGAGTCGGTGCTCGGCGAACTGCGTCAGCATGACGCGATCCTGCTGGGCGCGGTCGGCGACCCGACGGTGCCGAGCGGCATCCTGGAGCGCGGCCTGCTGCTGCGGCTGCGGTTCGAAATGGACCACCACGTGAACCTGCGCCCGGCGCGGCTGTACCCGGGGGTCCGCGGCCCGCTGGCCGACGCCGGCGACGTCGACATGGTCGTGGTGCGCGAAGGGACCGAAGGCCCGTACGCGGGCACCGGTGGCTTGCTGCGCAAGGACACCGAGCACGAGATCGCGACGGAGGTCAGCGTCAACACGGCGTTCGGCATCCGCCGCGTGGTCGCGGACGCGTTCAACCGCGCCGAGGCCCGCCCGCGCAAGCACCTGACGCTGGTGCACAAGACGAACGTGCTCGAGTACGCGGGCTCGCTGTGGTCGCGGATCGTCGAGGAGGTGTCGCTGGAGCACCCGGAGGTGACGGTCGCGTATTCCCACGTGGACGCGGCGACGATCCACCTGGTGACGGACCCGTCCCGGTTCGACGTGATCGTGACGGACAACTTGTTCGGCGACATCATCACGGACCTGGCGGCGGCGGTGACGGGCGGAATCGGGCTCGCGGCGAGCGGCAACCTGGACATCACGCGACGCAACCCGAGCATGTTCGAGCCGGTCCACGGGTCGGCGCCGGACATCGCCGGGCAGGGGCTGGCCGACCCGACGGCTGCGGTGCTGTCGGTGGCGTTGCTGCTCGACCACCTGGGCCAGAAGGAGGCCGCGCGGCGGATCGAGGCTTCGGTCGCGTTCGACCTGGCTACGCGGGACCAGTCTTCGCCGGGCGCCACGCAGGCGATCGGTGACCGGCTGGCGGCGTTGGTTTCGTCCAACGTTCGGACGGCTGGTTGA
- a CDS encoding fumarylacetoacetate hydrolase family protein: MRLARIAHPGGVAFASIEGDGADAQVLEIAEHPFGQPNFTGKRWPLADVRLLAPILPSKVIAVGRNYAKHAAEFGHDVPGAPMLFVKPSTTVIGPNAPIRRPSDVGRVDFEGELAVVIGQPVKNVPASRAASVILGYTIANDVSARDLQKSDGQWGRAKGFDTFCPLGPWIETAVDPSDLSLKAEVDGELKQDARTSDLVHKIPELVEFVSRVMTLLPGDVILTGTPEGVGPIEGGQSVSITVEGIGTLTNPVEDV, translated from the coding sequence GTGCGCCTAGCCCGTATTGCTCATCCCGGTGGTGTCGCGTTCGCCTCGATCGAAGGCGACGGTGCCGACGCCCAGGTCCTCGAAATCGCCGAGCACCCCTTCGGCCAGCCGAACTTCACCGGCAAGCGGTGGCCACTGGCCGACGTGCGGCTGCTCGCGCCCATCCTGCCGTCCAAGGTGATCGCCGTCGGCCGCAACTACGCCAAGCACGCGGCCGAGTTCGGCCACGACGTGCCCGGCGCGCCGATGCTGTTCGTCAAGCCGTCCACGACGGTCATCGGCCCGAACGCGCCGATCCGCCGCCCGTCGGACGTCGGGCGCGTCGACTTCGAGGGCGAGCTGGCCGTCGTCATCGGGCAGCCGGTGAAGAACGTGCCCGCGTCGCGTGCCGCGAGCGTCATCCTCGGCTACACGATCGCCAACGACGTCAGCGCCCGCGACCTGCAGAAGTCCGACGGCCAGTGGGGCCGCGCGAAGGGCTTCGACACGTTCTGCCCGCTCGGCCCGTGGATCGAGACCGCGGTCGACCCGTCCGACCTGTCGCTGAAGGCCGAGGTCGACGGCGAGCTCAAGCAGGACGCCCGCACCTCGGATCTGGTCCACAAGATCCCCGAGCTGGTCGAGTTCGTCTCGCGCGTGATGACGCTGCTGCCCGGCGACGTCATCCTCACCGGCACCCCGGAAGGCGTCGGCCCGATCGAGGGCGGCCAGAGCGTCTCGATCACCGTCGAAGGCATCGGCACCCTGACCAACCCCGTCGAGGACGTCTAA
- a CDS encoding nitroreductase family protein, with the protein MSSQRLSVPDAIRARRTVRHYRPDPVPAALLEELLELAVEAPSAWNMQDRSIVVVTGETGREGLSWAAGGQPQPAEAPVCLVFVAEPEAWREDHADVAERAADAGAWNAEFAAMFDSRAEFHDLAERGLLRENAVKNAMISATYVMLAAASMGLASAPMNGWDPAKVKKVIGLGDRDDLAIAVLVTIGYPAGPVPHPGRRPVARNVFFEQYPSREEAA; encoded by the coding sequence ATGAGTTCACAACGTCTTTCGGTGCCCGACGCGATTCGTGCCCGGCGCACGGTCCGCCACTACCGTCCGGATCCCGTGCCGGCGGCGCTGCTGGAGGAGCTGCTCGAGCTGGCCGTCGAGGCGCCGAGTGCCTGGAACATGCAGGATCGCTCGATCGTCGTCGTCACCGGCGAAACGGGCCGGGAGGGCCTGTCGTGGGCGGCCGGTGGCCAGCCGCAGCCGGCGGAGGCTCCGGTGTGCCTGGTCTTCGTCGCCGAGCCCGAAGCGTGGCGGGAGGACCACGCCGACGTCGCGGAGCGGGCGGCGGACGCCGGTGCCTGGAACGCGGAGTTCGCGGCGATGTTCGATTCCCGGGCCGAGTTCCACGATCTGGCCGAGCGGGGCCTGCTGCGGGAGAACGCGGTCAAGAACGCGATGATCTCGGCCACGTACGTCATGCTCGCCGCGGCGAGCATGGGCCTGGCGAGCGCGCCGATGAACGGCTGGGACCCGGCCAAGGTCAAGAAGGTGATCGGCCTCGGCGACCGCGACGACCTGGCGATCGCGGTGCTGGTGACGATCGGCTACCCGGCCGGCCCGGTCCCGCACCCCGGCCGCCGTCCCGTGGCGCGCAACGTCTTCTTCGAGCAGTACCCGAGCAGGGAGGAAGCCGCATGA
- a CDS encoding winged helix-turn-helix transcriptional regulator, producing MTHYVESSGLPADVYSAKCPTREVLDHIAGKWTVLIVDALAERTLRYTELRRRIEGISQKMLTQTLRQLEADGFVTRTAYPTVPPQVEYTLTPLGHSLRSPIAALREWVEAHINDIERARQSR from the coding sequence GTGACCCATTACGTCGAGTCGAGCGGCCTGCCCGCGGACGTCTACTCGGCCAAGTGCCCGACCCGCGAGGTCCTGGACCACATCGCGGGCAAGTGGACGGTGCTGATCGTCGACGCGCTGGCCGAGCGGACGCTCCGCTACACGGAACTGCGGCGCCGGATAGAAGGCATTTCGCAGAAGATGCTGACGCAGACGCTGCGGCAGCTGGAAGCGGACGGGTTCGTCACCCGCACCGCCTATCCGACGGTGCCACCGCAGGTGGAGTACACGCTCACCCCGCTCGGCCACAGCCTGCGGAGCCCGATCGCGGCTTTGCGGGAGTGGGTGGAAGCCCACATCAACGACATCGAACGCGCCCGTCAAAGCCGCTGA
- a CDS encoding HAD family hydrolase has product MCLDIDDTLIDCTAAIRRSLHILTGRGDLWPLWDLITEEHVALVVAGELDYATMHQRRTGCFLAEIGILADAEQVSSFERRRRELLDHSWQLFDDVLDCLEWLRAAGLMLAAVTNASGAHQRKKIADLGLAPFFDHVAIAGELGVAKPDPVMFHTVCLGLGCAPAQAVHVGDKLDTDAIGARDAGLGAVWLDRDGIGERTPDGVHRVAGLTELPELLVSEYATIGVPAQRARETPAFSVRNGVL; this is encoded by the coding sequence GTGTGCCTGGACATCGACGACACGCTGATCGACTGCACCGCCGCCATCCGCCGCAGCCTCCACATCCTCACCGGCCGGGGCGACCTGTGGCCGCTGTGGGACCTGATCACCGAAGAGCACGTCGCGCTCGTCGTCGCCGGCGAGCTGGACTACGCGACGATGCACCAGCGGCGCACGGGCTGTTTCCTCGCCGAGATCGGCATCCTGGCCGACGCCGAGCAGGTGAGCTCGTTCGAGCGTCGCCGAAGAGAGCTGCTCGACCACTCCTGGCAACTGTTCGACGACGTCCTGGACTGCCTGGAATGGCTGCGCGCCGCCGGCCTGATGCTGGCGGCCGTGACGAACGCCTCGGGCGCCCACCAGCGGAAGAAGATCGCCGACCTCGGGCTGGCGCCGTTCTTCGACCACGTCGCCATCGCGGGCGAGCTGGGCGTGGCGAAACCCGATCCGGTGATGTTCCACACGGTCTGCCTGGGCCTGGGCTGCGCCCCGGCCCAGGCCGTCCACGTCGGGGACAAACTGGACACCGACGCGATCGGCGCCCGCGACGCGGGCCTGGGCGCGGTCTGGCTGGACCGCGACGGCATCGGCGAGCGCACGCCGGACGGCGTGCACCGGGTGGCCGGCCTGACGGAGCTGCCTGAGCTGCTGGTTTCGGAGTACGCGACGATCGGCGTCCCGGCCCAGCGCGCAAGGGAGACCCCCGCGTTCAGCGTCCGGAACGGCGTGCTCTAG
- a CDS encoding alpha/beta fold hydrolase — translation MNPRDDPFPAVGGVTHRYVQAGAVRLHVAEAGSGPPVLLLHSFPQHWYAWRRVIPGLAAGYRVLCPDFRGAGWSAAPPDGYDTATRADDLLALLDALGLAEVSLVSHGWGAWTAFALCLRAPGRVRAHLALNMTHPWPARRALRRAAWRFWHTALWELPLLGPAVLRHWPGLTRFLLRRWGADRGAATEYAERARRPTLARAGQQLNWQFVVHDLPKLRRPGADRPGMPTEILAGGRDVLVPPALLGGVLPVRVLEDCGHLIPEQRPDAVVAAARALFGRG, via the coding sequence GTGAACCCGAGAGACGATCCCTTTCCCGCCGTCGGCGGCGTGACCCACCGGTACGTGCAGGCCGGCGCCGTCCGGCTGCACGTCGCCGAGGCCGGGTCCGGTCCACCCGTGCTGCTGCTGCACAGCTTTCCCCAGCACTGGTACGCCTGGCGCCGGGTGATCCCCGGTCTCGCCGCCGGGTACCGCGTGCTCTGCCCGGACTTCCGCGGGGCCGGCTGGTCGGCGGCGCCACCGGACGGCTACGACACCGCCACCCGCGCGGACGACCTGCTCGCCCTGCTCGACGCGCTCGGCTTGGCCGAGGTTTCGCTCGTTTCGCACGGCTGGGGCGCGTGGACGGCGTTCGCGCTGTGCCTGCGTGCGCCCGGGCGCGTCCGCGCGCATCTCGCGCTCAACATGACCCATCCTTGGCCGGCGCGGCGGGCGCTGCGCCGCGCCGCGTGGCGCTTCTGGCACACGGCGCTGTGGGAACTTCCGCTGCTCGGGCCCGCCGTCCTGCGGCACTGGCCGGGGCTGACGCGGTTCTTGCTCCGCCGGTGGGGCGCGGACCGCGGCGCGGCCACGGAGTACGCGGAGCGCGCCCGCCGTCCGACGCTGGCCCGGGCCGGGCAGCAGCTGAACTGGCAGTTCGTGGTGCACGACCTGCCCAAGCTGCGCCGTCCGGGCGCGGACCGGCCCGGGATGCCGACCGAGATCCTGGCCGGTGGCCGGGACGTGCTCGTGCCGCCGGCGCTGCTGGGCGGCGTCCTGCCGGTGCGGGTGCTGGAGGACTGCGGGCACCTGATCCCGGAGCAGCGCCCGGACGCCGTCGTCGCCGCGGCCCGGGCGCTGTTCGGCCGCGGTTAG
- a CDS encoding FAD-dependent oxidoreductase, translating into MTERTGCVVIGGGPAGMVAGLLLARAGVEVTVLEKHADFLRDFRGDTVHPSTLTLLDELGLGEKFHALPHSELRSAGFPTEDGEMMKLADFSWLKVPHPYIAMVPQWDFLDLLAESARKEPTFVLRMETEVTGLVREHGRVDGVTYRTAGGETGELRADLVIAADGRWSQARREAGLVPREYDCPFDVWWFRLSRREDEEGGMLLPKMRDRRFAVPLPRPGYYQIAYLAPKGADLRREGIEAFRENVAQICPEFRDRVGELRSMDDVKFLDVRLNLLRKWHVDGLLCVGDAAHAMSPIGGVGINLAVQDAVAAATLLAEPLRRGRPPAAALAKVRARRLAATLLVQGLQRLLHRGVVRAVMAGRRNGPPAPMIKLFARFPRLSAVPARLLGLGLRPEHAPAFARRPMEPAGR; encoded by the coding sequence ATGACCGAGCGCACGGGCTGCGTCGTCATCGGTGGCGGGCCGGCCGGCATGGTCGCGGGGCTCCTGCTGGCCCGGGCCGGCGTCGAGGTGACGGTGCTGGAGAAGCACGCCGACTTCCTGCGCGACTTCCGCGGCGACACCGTGCACCCGTCGACGCTCACACTGCTCGACGAGCTGGGCCTCGGCGAGAAGTTCCACGCGCTGCCGCACAGCGAGCTGCGCTCGGCGGGGTTCCCGACCGAGGACGGCGAGATGATGAAGCTGGCCGACTTCTCGTGGCTGAAGGTGCCGCACCCCTACATCGCGATGGTGCCGCAGTGGGACTTCCTCGACCTGCTCGCCGAGAGCGCCCGCAAGGAGCCGACGTTCGTGCTGCGGATGGAGACGGAGGTGACCGGGCTGGTCCGCGAGCACGGCCGGGTCGACGGCGTCACCTACCGCACGGCCGGCGGCGAAACCGGCGAACTGCGCGCCGACCTGGTGATCGCCGCCGACGGCCGGTGGTCGCAGGCCCGCCGCGAGGCCGGCCTGGTGCCGCGGGAGTACGACTGCCCGTTCGACGTCTGGTGGTTCCGGCTCTCGCGCCGCGAGGACGAGGAAGGCGGCATGCTGCTGCCGAAGATGCGGGACCGCCGCTTCGCTGTCCCGCTGCCCCGGCCGGGCTACTACCAGATCGCCTACCTCGCGCCGAAAGGCGCCGATCTGCGCCGCGAGGGCATCGAGGCGTTCCGGGAGAACGTCGCGCAGATCTGCCCGGAGTTCCGGGACCGCGTCGGCGAGCTGCGGTCGATGGACGACGTGAAGTTCCTCGACGTGCGGCTCAACCTGCTGCGCAAATGGCACGTCGACGGGCTGCTGTGCGTCGGCGACGCGGCGCACGCGATGTCCCCGATCGGGGGTGTCGGCATCAACCTCGCGGTGCAGGACGCGGTCGCGGCGGCGACGCTGCTGGCCGAGCCGCTGCGGCGCGGCCGTCCGCCGGCGGCCGCACTGGCGAAGGTCCGGGCACGGCGGCTGGCGGCGACGCTGCTGGTGCAGGGCCTGCAGCGGCTGCTGCACCGCGGTGTCGTCCGCGCGGTCATGGCGGGCAGGCGCAACGGCCCGCCGGCGCCGATGATCAAGCTGTTCGCGCGCTTCCCGCGGCTATCGGCCGTCCCCGCCCGGCTGCTCGGCCTCGGGCTGCGGCCGGAGCACGCCCCGGCGTTCGCCCGGCGGCCGATGGAGCCGGCCGGGCGCTAG